In Cytobacillus oceanisediminis, the following proteins share a genomic window:
- a CDS encoding cupin domain-containing protein, producing the protein MYYVPYTYQYPYYANAPSHTYGNPTGYGALSNDLAFRSYRSFYGDCRNVLKDYGANPFVININEAAKQNNTYRTALWTGNHLQVTLMSLNVGEDIGLEIHPDVDQFLRVEQGQGIVQMGKSKDNLSFQWRIFDDSAIMIPAGMWHNVTNTGNIPLKLYSIYAPPNHPFGTVHKTKADAMAIEEDLANGNGKTVTFGKTPDEWVRHTEFLVKEGLEDVKRGINMTHILQEFILMGVLVGKGYSPEKAYETVEEWERTGESKLLQESKNM; encoded by the coding sequence GTGTACTATGTGCCATATACGTATCAATATCCTTATTATGCAAATGCACCATCGCATACTTACGGAAATCCAACTGGTTATGGGGCTCTTTCTAATGATTTGGCATTCCGTTCTTATCGGTCATTTTATGGTGATTGCAGAAACGTATTAAAAGATTATGGAGCAAACCCATTTGTTATAAATATCAATGAGGCAGCCAAACAAAACAACACATATCGTACTGCACTATGGACAGGAAATCATTTGCAAGTTACATTAATGAGTCTTAATGTTGGTGAAGATATCGGATTGGAAATTCACCCTGATGTGGATCAATTCTTACGTGTTGAACAAGGTCAGGGGATTGTACAAATGGGAAAAAGTAAAGATAATTTAAGTTTCCAATGGAGAATCTTCGATGACTCTGCTATTATGATACCGGCTGGAATGTGGCACAATGTCACAAATACAGGAAATATTCCGTTGAAACTATACTCCATATATGCCCCGCCAAACCATCCATTTGGTACAGTTCATAAAACGAAGGCAGATGCAATGGCAATCGAAGAAGATTTGGCTAATGGAAATGGGAAAACAGTAACTTTCGGAAAGACTCCAGATGAATGGGTAAGACATACGGAGTTTTTGGTAAAAGAAGGCTTGGAGGACGTTAAAAGAGGAATAAATATGACACACATTCTTCAAGAGTTTATTCTAATGGGAGTTCTTGTAGGGAAGGGGTATTCTCCTGAAAAAGCATATGAAACAGTAGAAGAATGGGAACGTACAGGAGAATCCAAACTTCTTCAGGAAAGCAAAAATATGTAG
- a CDS encoding GNAT family N-acetyltransferase codes for MRSGKYKECQGELCSIYILKEFKGQGIGKSLAKSVIKELEKLGINTMLVFVLENKNSRLFYEAMGGKIIDKIEVKIAGKKLNELVYGWDNN; via the coding sequence ATGAGGAGTGGAAAATATAAAGAATGTCAGGGAGAACTTTGTTCAATCTATATTTTGAAAGAGTTCAAAGGGCAAGGAATAGGTAAGTCACTTGCTAAGTCAGTAATTAAGGAATTAGAGAAATTAGGAATAAATACAATGCTTGTTTTTGTTTTAGAAAATAAAAATTCAAGGTTATTTTATGAGGCAATGGGCGGTAAGATAATTGATAAAATTGAAGTTAAGATTGCCGGAAAGAAACTCAATGAACTCGTTTATGGCTGGGATAATAATTGA
- a CDS encoding SagB/ThcOx family dehydrogenase gives MNPDTFLHNLHFDIDQISPPDWEVDWEDAPLAYKLYRGLPVVPLSLEVPLSLEEWEAPAKPDIRIIGHFLWYTFGLNQFSQSVSPIGTSEEADGFMQSFRRSVPSGGALYPNELYMFLKLDELPEGIYHYDVLHHRLVLLRKGNFDSYIARALGNRCDVSSCFGTVFVTTMFWKNYFKYNNFSYRLQGLDAGVVIGQLLEVTKRFGFAAGVYFQFLDRALNHLLGLSDQEESVYAVIPLSVEPTSWAANRSSRDGMASASELCEEVTSIQTNEWVRSNRVKEFPMLTSINKASMQESAKSFRQIIPHETNCEGRSVSLPHVNRISYDLASVCRERFSPDMDFVSGKVSQEQLAALLQEATESCLYRNDLDMALEKRTSRVTLYVCLNNVEGIPDGAYYYDSDAHSLRELNPGDHRLALQYGMPAGNVNLYQVPLCFHVAGDKNFYKTAMGYRGYRIQQMEAGMLVQRLLLAATALGMGGHPLLGFDAKMCDEIYRMESQGKTSLIQIPIGFYRARPWLRGNLIS, from the coding sequence ATGAATCCAGATACATTTCTGCACAATTTGCATTTTGATATTGACCAAATAAGCCCGCCAGATTGGGAAGTGGATTGGGAAGATGCGCCGCTTGCCTATAAGCTTTACCGAGGCTTGCCAGTTGTTCCCCTGTCACTGGAGGTTCCCCTTTCTCTTGAAGAATGGGAGGCACCGGCAAAGCCTGACATTAGGATAATCGGTCATTTTCTTTGGTATACATTCGGCCTGAATCAGTTTAGCCAATCTGTCTCCCCAATTGGTACGAGTGAAGAAGCGGATGGATTTATGCAGTCGTTTCGGCGGTCTGTACCTTCTGGCGGAGCGCTGTACCCTAACGAACTATACATGTTTCTGAAATTGGATGAGTTGCCGGAGGGGATCTACCACTATGATGTGCTGCACCACCGCCTGGTGCTGCTGCGTAAGGGTAATTTTGATTCCTATATAGCCCGTGCTCTTGGCAATCGCTGTGATGTGTCATCTTGTTTTGGGACTGTATTTGTGACGACCATGTTCTGGAAAAATTACTTTAAATACAATAACTTTTCTTATCGTCTGCAGGGCTTGGATGCAGGTGTAGTGATTGGACAGTTATTGGAGGTTACAAAGAGGTTTGGTTTTGCCGCGGGAGTTTATTTCCAATTTCTTGATCGTGCCCTTAACCATCTCCTTGGACTGTCTGATCAGGAGGAGAGCGTATATGCCGTTATCCCGCTGTCAGTTGAACCGACCAGCTGGGCTGCGAACAGAAGCAGCAGGGACGGAATGGCCTCTGCCTCCGAATTGTGCGAGGAAGTAACCTCAATTCAGACTAATGAATGGGTCAGGTCAAACAGAGTGAAAGAATTTCCGATGTTAACCAGCATCAATAAAGCGTCGATGCAGGAATCAGCTAAATCGTTTCGTCAAATCATTCCTCATGAGACCAATTGTGAGGGGCGGTCAGTGTCTCTTCCTCATGTAAATAGGATATCGTATGATTTGGCGTCAGTCTGCCGGGAGCGATTTTCACCGGACATGGATTTCGTTTCGGGAAAGGTTAGCCAGGAGCAGCTTGCCGCACTGCTTCAGGAGGCGACCGAATCCTGCTTGTATCGAAACGACTTAGATATGGCACTTGAAAAGCGCACGTCACGAGTAACTCTATATGTGTGTTTGAATAATGTCGAAGGGATTCCGGATGGAGCTTATTATTATGACAGCGATGCTCATTCGCTCCGGGAGCTTAATCCCGGAGATCATCGACTTGCGCTTCAATACGGAATGCCTGCTGGCAATGTGAATCTGTACCAAGTCCCGCTCTGCTTTCATGTAGCAGGGGATAAAAATTTCTATAAAACGGCAATGGGCTACAGAGGCTATCGCATCCAGCAAATGGAAGCGGGAATGCTTGTGCAGCGGCTGCTTTTAGCAGCGACAGCCCTTGGAATGGGCGGGCATCCCCTTCTCGGGTTTGATGCGAAAATGTGTGATGAAATTTACAGGATGGAATCACAGGGAAAAACCAGTCTTATCCAAATCCCGATTGGCTTCTACCGGGCACGTCCATGGCTGAGGGGGAATTTAATCAGCTAG
- a CDS encoding TOMM precursor leader peptide-binding protein codes for MSAVVVVVGEGLLADSVSKELPAGYKVVRHMNFEPELPDGADLILVLHDTWMPAVHKKAEEVSRSSGIPWLRGFVSFGEGVIGPFVHPTAPGCSQCADTRKLLAGRDREEMWELQQRLEGSSGLKRDPWSSRTGLLQMSHLLVSEVKRVLEGSLEDLEGRMYLISMKTLKTSCHLILPDSLCPVCSSLPEDSQAAASISIKPNPKISADSYRCRSLEDLDQTLVKNYLDPRTGLLNGKMYDFTPPFADVVVNLPLFRGDEGVAGRTHSYKVSELTAILEGLERSCGISPRGKRTAVYNSFRNLEDRALNPLKVGVHTDVQYARPHFPFKKFNPDIPMNWVWGYSLLQERPILVPELLAYYSLGCGNGFVYETSNGCALGGSLEEAIFYGILEVVERDSFLMTWYGQLALPRLDPYSSNDQELQLMIDRVRTVAGYDLHLYNATMEHGIPSVWAMAKNRKRKGLNIICAAGAHPDPVRAVKSAVHELAGMMGTLDDKFEANKTDLRQMLQNSSLVGKMDDHGMLYGLPEAEERLKFLLDENRPLRTFSEEFKRERRHADLTDDLQDLLQALHRQNLDVIVVDQTTPEISRSGLHCVKVLIPGMLPMTFGHHLTRVTGLERVLKVPMKLGYAKEPLTLEQLNPHPHPFP; via the coding sequence GTGAGTGCTGTCGTAGTAGTTGTCGGAGAAGGACTGCTGGCGGACAGCGTAAGCAAAGAACTGCCCGCCGGATATAAGGTAGTTCGTCATATGAATTTCGAGCCTGAACTGCCGGACGGGGCTGATTTGATTCTGGTGCTGCACGATACCTGGATGCCAGCCGTTCATAAAAAGGCGGAAGAGGTGTCACGATCATCAGGTATTCCCTGGCTGAGGGGCTTTGTTTCATTTGGAGAGGGTGTGATTGGCCCATTCGTTCACCCGACCGCGCCGGGGTGCTCACAGTGTGCGGACACTAGAAAACTCCTGGCAGGGCGTGACCGGGAAGAGATGTGGGAACTGCAGCAGAGACTTGAAGGGAGCAGCGGATTAAAGCGTGACCCATGGTCATCGCGCACGGGACTTTTACAGATGTCCCACCTGCTTGTGTCCGAGGTAAAAAGGGTCCTGGAGGGCAGCTTGGAGGACCTGGAAGGACGAATGTATTTGATCAGCATGAAAACACTTAAAACCTCTTGCCACCTCATTCTGCCGGATTCATTGTGCCCAGTGTGCAGCTCCTTGCCTGAAGATTCACAGGCAGCTGCGAGTATTTCCATAAAGCCAAATCCGAAAATAAGCGCAGACAGTTACCGCTGCCGCTCATTGGAAGATTTAGATCAAACACTCGTCAAAAATTATCTGGATCCGCGGACTGGTTTGTTAAATGGTAAAATGTATGATTTCACGCCGCCTTTTGCGGATGTAGTCGTAAACCTGCCGTTGTTTAGAGGGGACGAAGGCGTGGCAGGCCGCACACATTCCTATAAGGTGAGCGAGCTGACAGCAATCCTGGAGGGGCTTGAGCGTTCCTGCGGCATATCACCACGTGGAAAGAGGACAGCAGTCTATAACAGTTTCCGCAACCTGGAGGATCGGGCTCTTAATCCTCTAAAAGTAGGTGTGCATACGGATGTACAATATGCACGTCCGCACTTTCCTTTTAAAAAATTTAATCCTGATATCCCTATGAATTGGGTATGGGGTTATTCGTTATTGCAGGAGCGCCCGATTTTGGTTCCTGAGCTGCTTGCTTATTACAGCTTGGGCTGCGGGAATGGATTTGTCTATGAAACGTCCAACGGATGCGCACTGGGTGGCAGCCTGGAAGAAGCGATTTTCTACGGTATTTTAGAAGTGGTGGAGCGTGATTCATTCCTGATGACATGGTACGGACAGCTTGCCCTTCCGCGTCTTGATCCTTATTCCTCCAATGACCAGGAATTGCAGCTGATGATTGATCGGGTAAGGACAGTGGCGGGATATGATCTGCATTTGTATAACGCGACAATGGAGCATGGAATTCCAAGTGTTTGGGCGATGGCGAAAAACAGGAAGAGAAAAGGATTGAATATCATTTGTGCGGCCGGGGCCCATCCCGACCCGGTAAGGGCGGTAAAAAGCGCGGTTCATGAGTTAGCTGGAATGATGGGGACACTGGACGATAAGTTTGAAGCGAACAAGACGGATTTACGGCAAATGCTGCAAAATTCTTCCCTCGTCGGCAAAATGGATGACCATGGGATGCTTTACGGTTTACCGGAAGCGGAAGAGCGCCTGAAGTTTTTGCTGGATGAAAACCGTCCACTCAGAACGTTTTCCGAGGAGTTCAAGCGGGAGAGGAGACATGCAGACCTGACAGATGATCTGCAGGACCTTCTACAGGCATTGCACCGGCAAAATCTTGATGTAATAGTGGTGGATCAGACGACACCGGAAATAAGCAGGAGCGGATTGCATTGTGTCAAAGTGCTGATTCCGGGGATGCTGCCAATGACATTTGGACACCACCTGACACGTGTAACAGGGCTTGAGAGGGTGTTAAAGGTTCCAATGAAACTTGGATATGCAAAAGAACCACTCACACTTGAACAGCTTAATCCGCATCCCCACCCATTTCCGTAA
- a CDS encoding putative thiazole-containing bacteriocin maturation protein gives MKNLTPSMRLKVKRDTFFIPDPAKGVYFRNNESSFRMEGSMIDQWVQKLMQMFNGEYSLGELTAGLPGPHRDRVFEIAEVLYRNGFVRDVSQDHSHQLEEHVLKKYSSQIELLDNFGDSGAYRFQAYRQAKVLAAGSGPFFVSLVSSLIESGLPKVHMVITDPESTNTKRLKEIVAYARQTDPEVSAEEVTRESEEDRSWEELIQPYDSILYVSEAGNVEELQVIHAACRKEKKIFLPAIFHKQAGMAGPLVHPESEGCWESAWHRVHQTAFCEDKQLHTISSTAGAMLANLIVFELFKEVTGLTSAEQRNQFFLLNLETLEGNWHSFLPHPILTGNTAVEWIQDVDQRIGQSSGRNKTDSLFLLFSQLTSKESGIFHKWEEGDLKQLPLAQCEVQAADPLSKGPAELLPNIICTDLRHDEARREAGLTGIEAYVSRMACRLELPPNREIKDNSLDLNEFAGIGAGETFAEGVLRGLERCLEEDLAKRQADQNAVVPLHLSAVEDERCRFYLDALTTIQGAPKICQGEGVSGFPVVWVDTNDRWFGSVGFNRTLALRKALQHAIIQVQNDMGRHKATAVEVSSVLLVEKEPQCIVIPPCEEKEQSQVLLSARQVLEENSKRLLVCEFSFDPFLKESLAGVFGVFIREEESQ, from the coding sequence ATGAAAAATTTGACCCCTTCTATGCGGCTGAAGGTAAAAAGGGACACGTTTTTTATCCCTGATCCAGCCAAAGGTGTGTATTTTCGGAATAATGAAAGCTCCTTCCGCATGGAAGGCAGTATGATTGATCAGTGGGTTCAAAAGCTGATGCAAATGTTTAATGGCGAGTATTCGCTGGGGGAATTGACAGCCGGTTTGCCGGGCCCGCATAGGGATCGAGTGTTTGAAATTGCAGAAGTGCTTTACCGTAACGGCTTTGTGCGGGACGTAAGCCAGGACCACTCTCATCAATTGGAAGAGCATGTTCTTAAAAAGTATTCCTCCCAGATCGAATTATTGGATAACTTCGGTGATTCGGGTGCATACCGTTTCCAGGCCTACCGGCAGGCAAAAGTGCTGGCAGCAGGTTCAGGCCCTTTTTTTGTTTCGCTGGTTTCTTCACTGATTGAGTCCGGATTGCCTAAGGTTCATATGGTCATTACAGACCCTGAATCGACTAACACAAAGCGACTGAAGGAGATTGTCGCATATGCCCGGCAAACAGACCCCGAAGTTTCTGCAGAGGAGGTAACCCGCGAGAGTGAGGAAGATCGATCCTGGGAGGAATTGATACAGCCGTATGATTCCATTTTATATGTCTCGGAAGCAGGAAATGTAGAGGAGCTGCAGGTTATACATGCTGCTTGCAGGAAAGAGAAGAAGATATTTCTTCCTGCTATTTTCCACAAGCAGGCTGGTATGGCGGGTCCGCTCGTGCATCCGGAATCAGAAGGGTGCTGGGAGTCTGCCTGGCATCGAGTACATCAAACCGCGTTTTGCGAAGACAAGCAACTGCACACCATCTCCTCCACGGCAGGAGCCATGCTGGCAAATTTGATCGTGTTTGAACTGTTTAAAGAGGTTACTGGATTGACCAGTGCTGAACAGAGAAATCAGTTTTTCCTGCTTAATCTGGAGACGCTTGAAGGAAATTGGCATTCCTTCTTGCCTCATCCGATACTGACCGGAAATACAGCTGTGGAATGGATTCAAGATGTTGATCAGAGGATCGGACAGAGTTCCGGAAGAAATAAGACTGACAGTTTGTTTCTTCTTTTCAGCCAATTGACTTCCAAAGAATCTGGGATTTTTCATAAATGGGAGGAAGGGGATCTAAAGCAGCTTCCGCTGGCGCAGTGTGAAGTGCAGGCAGCAGACCCGTTGTCAAAGGGCCCGGCAGAGCTCCTGCCAAATATAATCTGTACAGATTTGAGGCATGACGAGGCACGCCGGGAAGCAGGTTTGACCGGGATTGAAGCGTATGTGTCGCGGATGGCTTGCCGGCTTGAACTGCCTCCAAATCGCGAAATAAAGGATAATAGTTTAGATTTAAATGAATTTGCCGGAATTGGAGCGGGGGAAACATTTGCAGAGGGTGTTTTACGCGGTCTGGAGAGGTGTTTGGAAGAGGATCTGGCTAAGCGGCAAGCGGATCAGAATGCAGTTGTTCCACTGCATTTGAGTGCAGTAGAAGATGAGCGCTGCAGGTTCTATTTGGACGCATTGACAACGATTCAGGGAGCACCGAAAATCTGCCAGGGTGAGGGAGTGTCCGGCTTCCCTGTGGTCTGGGTCGACACGAACGATCGCTGGTTTGGCAGTGTTGGCTTTAATAGAACATTAGCTCTGAGGAAAGCGCTGCAGCATGCGATCATACAGGTGCAAAACGACATGGGCAGACATAAGGCGACTGCAGTGGAAGTATCATCTGTGCTTCTGGTAGAAAAGGAGCCTCAATGTATTGTCATTCCTCCTTGTGAGGAGAAGGAACAATCCCAGGTTTTGCTTTCTGCCAGACAGGTGCTGGAAGAGAACAGCAAACGGCTCTTAGTCTGTGAATTTTCGTTCGATCCATTTTTGAAAGAGAGTCTGGCAGGGGTGTTTGGGGTGTTCATACGAGAGGAGGAATCTCAGTGA
- a CDS encoding heterocycloanthracin/sonorensin family bacteriocin, with product MNMNDFQRELQMLNVGDFHANEVVPWDQNQIYSDQSRLCAGFGFGFSCFFFTCFNCFNCFNCFRCSNCFRCGGRCGGRCGGRCGGR from the coding sequence ATGAACATGAATGATTTTCAAAGAGAACTTCAAATGTTGAATGTTGGTGATTTCCATGCGAACGAGGTGGTTCCATGGGATCAAAACCAGATCTATAGTGATCAGTCTCGGTTATGCGCTGGTTTTGGTTTTGGCTTTAGCTGCTTTTTCTTTACCTGCTTCAACTGTTTTAACTGTTTTAATTGTTTCCGCTGTTCTAACTGTTTCAGGTGCGGCGGTCGCTGTGGAGGGCGTTGCGGTGGACGCTGCGGCGGACGCTAG
- a CDS encoding Na+/H+ antiporter NhaC family protein: MNNTWLSLIPFIIVIGMSIWLKNILPGLVVGILAGSIIVSADLLTGTEQSVSYIVATLSDKTNIKIIGFLYLFGGLVGMMNIAGGIKGFSEWAGKRIRSERGLLVFIWITLPFTFMMPMFRIMMIGPIIKSLIKKMNLSKQKVGMTLDISTESVIVLLPVATAFVGFMVSLVEGGISGLNLDMSAYEIFLLSILFNFYAIIMLLIGIVQTFWPRKKKIRQEQTQIDLEEKEHEFHRMGIKKELSLVKAQPWHLIFPVFLLLAFSLFLLWKDGMAQGAETVFEAFSMADATFVMLLAVFITLVLTFIFYIIRREKMNEILYHFYDGGNQMMEAISLLILIWALTLAAEDLGFSEFIGSSLGSFLPAFLTPAAIFVLGSVVGYFIGSSWGTWGLFMPLGITLAISTGASIPLTVGAVFASGAFGALTSPLGDTTITTASILDMDLVDYARYKLKVSAIGAVIAAGLFIGSGIFIS, from the coding sequence TTGAATAACACCTGGCTATCTCTTATACCATTTATCATCGTAATCGGAATGTCCATCTGGCTAAAAAACATCCTGCCAGGGTTAGTGGTCGGCATTCTTGCCGGCTCGATCATTGTATCAGCCGATTTGCTGACTGGAACCGAACAGTCTGTTTCCTACATCGTTGCCACTCTCTCCGATAAAACCAATATCAAGATTATCGGATTTTTATATTTATTTGGCGGCCTTGTCGGGATGATGAATATTGCAGGAGGAATTAAGGGGTTTTCGGAATGGGCCGGGAAAAGGATCCGTTCAGAACGCGGACTGCTGGTGTTTATTTGGATTACTCTCCCCTTTACTTTCATGATGCCGATGTTTCGAATCATGATGATTGGACCGATCATTAAATCCCTGATTAAAAAGATGAACCTGTCCAAGCAAAAAGTGGGCATGACGCTGGATATTTCAACTGAATCAGTGATTGTGCTGCTTCCTGTTGCGACAGCATTTGTGGGATTCATGGTGTCTCTGGTTGAGGGCGGAATCAGCGGGCTGAACCTTGATATGTCAGCCTATGAGATATTCTTATTAAGCATTTTGTTCAACTTTTATGCCATCATAATGCTTCTGATCGGAATTGTGCAGACATTCTGGCCGCGAAAAAAAAAAATCAGGCAGGAACAAACTCAAATAGATCTTGAAGAAAAAGAGCATGAGTTCCATCGCATGGGAATTAAGAAAGAATTGTCGCTTGTAAAAGCACAGCCTTGGCATTTAATTTTCCCGGTCTTCTTATTGCTTGCTTTTTCACTGTTCCTATTATGGAAGGATGGCATGGCTCAGGGCGCAGAAACGGTTTTTGAGGCCTTTTCAATGGCAGATGCCACTTTTGTAATGCTGCTCGCTGTTTTTATTACCCTCGTTTTAACCTTTATTTTTTACATAATAAGACGGGAGAAGATGAACGAAATTCTTTATCATTTTTATGATGGAGGCAATCAGATGATGGAGGCGATCAGTCTGCTCATTCTGATTTGGGCGCTGACCCTGGCTGCGGAGGATCTTGGATTTTCCGAATTCATTGGGAGTTCACTGGGAAGCTTCCTGCCTGCCTTCCTGACTCCAGCGGCCATCTTTGTTCTCGGGTCTGTGGTTGGTTACTTTATTGGAAGTTCCTGGGGAACATGGGGACTGTTCATGCCATTAGGAATCACTCTCGCAATTTCCACAGGGGCATCCATCCCCTTAACAGTTGGAGCGGTTTTTGCAAGCGGAGCATTTGGGGCTTTAACTTCACCGCTTGGAGATACGACGATTACAACTGCCTCGATACTCGATATGGATCTGGTTGATTATGCCCGGTATAAATTAAAAGTCTCAGCTATTGGCGCTGTGATTGCAGCGGGGCTTTTCATTGGAAGCGGAATATTCATTTCTTAA
- a CDS encoding flavin monoamine oxidase family protein, whose amino-acid sequence MTGNKKADLTTDQMLNVINFGLRKTQSPKHIIIVGAGMAGLVAGSLLKDSGHKITILEANNRIGGRVYTIRSPFSSGLYFNAGPMRIPQVHSLTLEYIKKFRLPINVFINRNPMDVLYANGIRTRLELFERYPGILRFPVQLNERGKSAEELLLTVVQPFIDFINKDPARNWPILEKQYEKYSFGYILNTYFSAGAIDMIGVLLDLEAFMGMSFTEVLRELTIFTSPGSYYEITGGMDRLPKAFLPQLKDDIHLHQKMTGIVQAPNNVAIQVTHQQSKVPSSITGDLAIVTIPFSVLRFVNVEPFHSFSYYKRRAIRELNYIAATKIAIEFKSRFWEKEGQLGGKTITDLPIRFSFLPSHGIGTRGPAILIASYTWADEALTWDSQPEEARIGYVLKNLAEIYGNQVYTQFVTGASFSWGQNPYASGGFSFFEPGQETELYPSIVAPEGRVHFAGEHTSKNRTWIQGAIESGIRAAYEVNDLPK is encoded by the coding sequence ATGACTGGGAACAAAAAGGCGGACTTAACGACTGATCAAATGCTGAATGTGATTAATTTTGGTCTTAGAAAGACACAATCACCAAAGCATATCATCATAGTTGGTGCAGGAATGGCTGGCCTGGTTGCCGGTTCTTTACTAAAGGATTCCGGTCATAAGATCACAATCCTTGAAGCAAATAACAGAATCGGCGGACGTGTTTATACCATTCGCTCCCCTTTCAGCAGCGGATTATACTTTAATGCCGGGCCGATGCGGATTCCCCAGGTCCATTCATTGACCCTGGAGTATATTAAAAAATTCAGGCTTCCCATAAACGTTTTTATCAATCGAAATCCAATGGATGTTCTATACGCAAACGGCATAAGAACACGTCTTGAATTGTTTGAACGCTACCCGGGCATTTTAAGATTTCCCGTACAATTAAATGAGAGGGGAAAATCTGCCGAAGAACTTCTGCTTACAGTCGTCCAGCCTTTTATTGACTTTATCAACAAAGACCCGGCAAGAAATTGGCCGATTCTGGAAAAACAATATGAAAAATATTCGTTTGGCTATATATTAAACACTTACTTTTCAGCAGGTGCGATTGACATGATCGGTGTGCTTCTGGACTTGGAGGCCTTTATGGGCATGTCTTTCACTGAAGTTTTACGTGAGCTAACCATATTCACTTCTCCTGGATCTTATTATGAAATTACAGGCGGAATGGACCGATTGCCAAAGGCTTTCCTACCTCAATTGAAAGATGATATTCATCTCCATCAAAAAATGACTGGAATCGTTCAGGCTCCAAACAATGTTGCCATTCAAGTAACCCATCAGCAATCCAAGGTGCCATCAAGCATAACTGGAGACCTTGCCATCGTGACCATCCCCTTTTCCGTTTTGCGATTTGTGAATGTAGAGCCCTTTCATTCATTTTCTTATTATAAGCGCAGAGCCATTCGCGAGCTAAATTATATAGCAGCAACAAAAATTGCTATTGAGTTTAAGAGCCGATTCTGGGAAAAAGAAGGCCAGCTTGGCGGGAAAACGATTACGGACCTGCCGATTCGATTTTCCTTTCTCCCAAGTCACGGGATTGGCACAAGAGGACCTGCTATCCTCATAGCCAGCTATACTTGGGCGGATGAAGCTCTTACGTGGGATAGTCAGCCGGAAGAAGCTCGGATTGGATATGTGCTGAAAAATCTTGCGGAAATTTACGGAAATCAGGTTTATACCCAATTTGTCACGGGGGCTTCCTTCAGCTGGGGACAGAATCCATATGCCAGCGGTGGATTTTCATTCTTTGAACCTGGGCAGGAAACCGAATTGTATCCCAGCATCGTTGCACCGGAGGGGCGTGTCCATTTTGCCGGGGAGCACACATCCAAAAACCGGACGTGGATACAAGGGGCAATCGAATCCGGAATACGAGCTGCCTATGAGGTGAATGATTTGCCTAAGTAA